The following proteins come from a genomic window of Synechococcus sp. NB0720_010:
- the ylqF gene encoding ribosome biogenesis GTPase YlqF, with the protein MSELLSSAAPSIQWYPGHIAKAERALTDNLAKVDLVIEVRDARIPTATGHPRLQRWIQGKQHLLVLNRRDMIPVAAREAWDAWFRGQGQTPWWSDAKAGTGVKQLQQAAIRAGDSLNERRRNRGMRPRPVRALMLGFPNVGKSALINRLVRQKVVDSARRAGVTRSLRWVRLGQDLDLLDAPGVLPPRLDDQLAALRLALCDDIGQAAYDGEAAAMAFVHMLAALEAAETSGVKPGLLERRYGIPVETLSGEGAPKPDVHGWLTGAAERHTSGDTVRMAQRFLDDFRRGMLGPIALELP; encoded by the coding sequence GTGAGTGAGCTGCTGAGTAGCGCGGCCCCGTCGATTCAGTGGTATCCGGGCCACATCGCCAAAGCAGAGCGCGCGCTCACCGACAACCTGGCCAAGGTCGACTTGGTGATCGAGGTTCGCGATGCCCGCATCCCGACGGCCACCGGCCACCCCCGTTTGCAGCGTTGGATTCAAGGCAAGCAACATCTGCTGGTTTTGAACCGCCGCGACATGATTCCAGTGGCGGCGCGGGAGGCTTGGGACGCCTGGTTCCGCGGCCAAGGCCAGACCCCTTGGTGGAGTGATGCCAAGGCCGGCACGGGGGTCAAGCAGCTCCAGCAGGCGGCGATTCGAGCGGGGGACTCCCTCAATGAGCGGCGCCGGAATCGCGGCATGCGCCCAAGGCCCGTGCGGGCGTTGATGCTGGGGTTCCCCAACGTCGGCAAGTCCGCCCTGATCAATCGCTTGGTGCGCCAAAAAGTGGTGGACAGTGCCCGCCGCGCTGGCGTGACCCGCAGCCTGCGCTGGGTCCGGCTTGGCCAGGACTTGGACCTGCTGGATGCACCAGGGGTGTTGCCCCCTCGCCTGGATGACCAGCTCGCTGCCCTGCGTCTGGCGCTCTGTGACGACATCGGCCAGGCGGCCTACGACGGAGAGGCCGCCGCCATGGCCTTTGTCCACATGCTCGCGGCCTTGGAGGCAGCGGAGACCTCCGGGGTCAAGCCCGGCCTGCTGGAGCGTCGCTATGGCATCCCGGTCGAGACGCTGTCAGGGGAGGGCGCGCCCAAGCCGGATGTCCATGGCTGGTTAACGGGAGCGGCTGAGCGGCACACCAGTGGCGACACGGTGCGAATGGCCCAGCGGTTCCTCGATGACTTCCGCCGGGGCATGCTCGGACCGATTGCCTTGGAGTTGCCGTGA
- a CDS encoding RluA family pseudouridine synthase: MSGFGEGEGELLTLTYPKPLPMRLDRWLVAQRPEQSRARIQKFIDAGYVRVNGVTGRAKTPLRLNDTVELWMPPPEPLPYLIPQDIPLDVLYEDEHLIVLNKPAGLTVHPAPGNKDGTLVNGLLHHCPDLPGIGGEMRPGIVHRLDKDTTGCIVVAKSQEALVKLQVQIQKRVASREYLAVVHGAPAGDNGTIVGAIGRHPADRKKYAVVHDGSGRHACTHWTLLERLGDYALMRFKLDTGRTHQIRVHCAHIGHPIVGDPVYSRCRKLPLTLPGQALHAFQLGLDHPIRKDRMLFEAPLPEVMEKLLKLLRRRAGVDTPPPESE, encoded by the coding sequence GTGAGTGGTTTTGGGGAAGGTGAAGGGGAGCTGCTGACGCTCACCTACCCCAAACCTCTGCCGATGCGATTGGACCGCTGGCTCGTGGCCCAACGCCCCGAGCAGAGCCGGGCCCGGATTCAGAAGTTCATCGATGCGGGCTATGTCCGCGTCAACGGAGTCACGGGCCGCGCCAAGACCCCCCTGCGTCTGAACGACACGGTGGAGTTGTGGATGCCGCCGCCGGAGCCCCTTCCCTATCTGATCCCCCAGGACATCCCCCTGGATGTCCTCTACGAGGACGAGCACCTGATCGTGCTCAACAAGCCGGCCGGGCTCACGGTCCATCCCGCCCCTGGGAACAAGGACGGGACCCTGGTCAATGGCCTGCTGCATCACTGCCCCGATCTACCGGGAATCGGCGGCGAGATGCGTCCGGGGATCGTTCATCGCCTGGATAAGGACACGACGGGCTGCATCGTCGTGGCCAAGAGCCAGGAGGCCCTGGTCAAGCTGCAGGTGCAGATCCAGAAGCGTGTGGCGTCCCGGGAGTACCTGGCGGTGGTCCATGGGGCGCCGGCTGGGGACAACGGAACGATCGTTGGGGCCATCGGCCGCCATCCCGCCGATCGCAAGAAGTACGCGGTGGTCCATGACGGCTCCGGGCGCCATGCCTGCACCCACTGGACCCTGCTGGAGCGCCTGGGCGATTACGCCCTGATGCGCTTCAAACTCGACACCGGCCGCACCCACCAGATCCGGGTTCACTGCGCCCACATCGGGCATCCCATCGTTGGGGATCCGGTTTATTCCCGCTGCCGCAAGTTGCCGTTGACCCTGCCCGGTCAGGCGCTCCATGCCTTCCAGCTGGGTCTGGATCACCCGATCCGTAAGGACCGAATGCTGTTTGAGGCCCCCCTGCCGGAGGTGATGGAGAAGTTGCTCAAGCTGCTGAGGCGGCGGGCAGGCGTGGACACGCCTCCACCAGAGTCCGAGTGA
- a CDS encoding ABC transporter ATP-binding protein, with protein MAAPAHPGAVLELQGLRVRYPGSQSNTLDGLHLQLNAGERLALVGPSGCGKSTVARAVLQLLPQGSRCQGGLLLKGRDPRTLRRSELRRLRGEAVGLVFQDPMTRLNPLMTIGEHLADTLSEHRPAWQQARIRERARALLQRVGITKERYSSYPHEFSGGMRQRLAIALAMALRPALVIADEPTTSLDVAVAGQVMQELCDLCREAGSALLLISHDLAMAGRWCDQIAVLDQGRLVEQAPATTLLTQPQSPLAQRLVGAARAREGGVTPAPSNASPLLELEGLRCWHPLPGLPWQSRWYRAVDGVSLQLRHGETVGVVGASGCGKSTLCRALMGLTPVRGGSVKLKGVDLMRLRGEALRQARRRIQMVFQDPLACLNPAMTVGEAIADPLLIHGLASPAAAREQARHWLEAVGLQPPEAFEGRLPRQLSGGQQQRVAIARALVLEPQVLLCDESVSMLDAEVQAEVLQLLRSLQDRLGLGLIFVTHDLAVASGFCQRVVVLDGGKIVEEGPGDQLLSQPQAAITRTLVEACPRLPAASAA; from the coding sequence ATGGCCGCCCCAGCCCATCCCGGTGCGGTCCTGGAGCTGCAAGGCCTGCGCGTGCGCTACCCGGGGAGCCAAAGCAACACCCTCGACGGCCTCCATCTCCAGTTGAACGCGGGTGAGCGCCTCGCCCTGGTGGGACCCAGCGGCTGCGGCAAAAGCACGGTGGCCCGAGCCGTGCTGCAACTGCTCCCCCAGGGCAGTCGCTGCCAAGGCGGACTGTTGCTCAAGGGCAGGGATCCAAGGACCCTCAGGCGCTCCGAACTGCGGCGGCTGCGGGGCGAGGCGGTCGGCCTGGTCTTCCAAGACCCGATGACCCGGCTGAACCCCCTGATGACGATCGGCGAGCACCTGGCCGACACCCTCAGCGAACACCGCCCGGCCTGGCAGCAGGCACGAATCCGTGAACGGGCTCGGGCCTTACTCCAGCGGGTCGGCATCACCAAGGAGCGCTACAGCAGTTATCCCCACGAGTTCAGCGGCGGGATGCGACAGCGTCTCGCCATTGCCCTGGCCATGGCCCTGCGCCCCGCCCTGGTCATTGCCGATGAACCCACCACCAGCCTGGATGTGGCCGTGGCCGGGCAGGTCATGCAGGAGCTCTGCGACCTCTGCCGGGAGGCCGGCAGCGCCCTGTTGCTGATCAGCCATGACCTGGCCATGGCCGGGCGCTGGTGCGATCAAATCGCCGTCCTGGACCAGGGCCGACTGGTGGAGCAGGCCCCAGCGACGACCCTGCTCACCCAACCCCAATCGCCCCTGGCCCAACGGCTCGTGGGGGCCGCGCGGGCCCGGGAAGGCGGTGTCACACCCGCCCCGTCCAATGCCTCTCCCCTGCTGGAGCTGGAGGGACTGCGCTGCTGGCATCCCCTGCCGGGATTGCCCTGGCAGTCCCGCTGGTACCGGGCCGTGGACGGGGTCAGCCTGCAACTGCGCCACGGCGAAACCGTGGGCGTCGTTGGCGCCTCCGGTTGCGGCAAGAGCACCCTCTGCCGCGCCCTGATGGGGCTGACGCCGGTCCGGGGCGGCAGCGTGAAGCTCAAGGGCGTTGATCTGATGCGCCTGCGGGGTGAGGCCCTGCGCCAGGCCCGGCGGCGCATCCAAATGGTCTTTCAAGACCCGCTGGCCTGCCTCAACCCAGCGATGACCGTGGGGGAGGCCATTGCCGATCCACTCTTGATCCATGGGCTCGCCAGCCCAGCGGCCGCCCGTGAACAAGCCCGGCACTGGCTAGAGGCCGTTGGCCTGCAGCCGCCCGAAGCCTTTGAGGGGCGCCTGCCCCGCCAGCTGTCCGGCGGTCAACAACAGCGGGTCGCCATCGCACGGGCCCTGGTGCTGGAACCGCAGGTGCTGCTCTGCGACGAAAGCGTGAGCATGCTCGATGCCGAAGTCCAGGCCGAGGTACTGCAGCTGCTGCGCTCCCTCCAGGACCGCCTCGGTCTGGGGCTGATCTTTGTCACCCACGACCTGGCGGTGGCCAGTGGCTTCTGCCAGCGGGTCGTGGTGCTCGATGGCGGCAAGATCGTCGAAGAAGGCCCCGGTGATCAGCTGCTCAGCCAGCCCCAGGCCGCCATCACTCGGACTCTGGTGGAGGCGTGTCCACGCCTGCCCGCCGCCTCAGCAGCTTGA
- a CDS encoding bifunctional (p)ppGpp synthetase/guanosine-3',5'-bis(diphosphate) 3'-pyrophosphohydrolase, which produces MLQAVPGTAERSASSGAAAAAERQGPGAALGRRIINSPADYGIELPAWLHTCIEHVPPGVGESCPTDTEALLASAFDFAFQLHDGQVRASGEPYICHPVAVADLLRDIGASAGVIAAGFLHDVVEDTEVTPEEIEQHFGSEVRGLVEGVTKLGGIHFTNKTEAQAENLRRMFLAMASDIRVVLVKLADRLHNMRTLGALKPEKQQRIARETREIYGPLANRLGIGRFKWELEDLAFKILEPEAFRDVQQQVSSKRSDREERLGVTADILSGKLSSVGLGECEVSGRPKHLYGIWNKMQTQGKAFHEIYDVAALRIICPNVESCYRALAVVHDTFRPIPGRFKDYIGLPKPNGYQSLHTAVIGRHRPIEVQIRTAEMHRVAEFGIAAHWKYKEGGSPAATGSDAERFNWLRQLVDWQKDGVGEDSGDFLRSIKEDLFDEEVFVFTPGGDVVGLRNGSTPVDFAYRIHSEVGNHCQGARINDRLCPLATPLQNGDFVQILTSKTAHPSLDWLNFVATPTARNRIRQWYKKSHREENIQRGTDMLERELGRDGFDALLNGEAMAKVARRCNLVGTEDLLAAIGFGGVTLHQVLNRLREELRLATEAEAPVISDEELARNLTQQGEQTSGPSTPLTGHGDASPILGLEGLEYRLGGCCSALPGEAIVGTVALGNHGITIHRQDCSNLGSVPAERRLPVQWNPQVSDSQRRRYPVQLRIEVLDRVGVLKDILTRLSDHRINVSDARVRTNPGRPARIDLKVELESANQLSNTMDQIRSMADVLDIARAGIG; this is translated from the coding sequence ATGCTCCAGGCGGTGCCCGGTACGGCAGAACGGTCCGCCTCCAGTGGGGCAGCGGCTGCTGCTGAACGCCAGGGCCCAGGAGCGGCGCTCGGCAGACGGATCATCAACAGCCCCGCGGACTACGGCATTGAGCTGCCGGCGTGGCTGCACACCTGCATTGAGCACGTTCCCCCTGGGGTCGGGGAAAGTTGCCCCACCGACACCGAGGCGCTGCTGGCCTCAGCCTTCGACTTCGCGTTTCAGCTCCATGACGGCCAGGTGCGGGCCAGCGGGGAGCCCTACATCTGCCATCCCGTGGCGGTCGCTGATCTGCTGCGTGACATCGGTGCCAGTGCGGGGGTGATCGCCGCTGGATTCCTCCATGACGTTGTCGAGGACACCGAGGTCACGCCAGAGGAGATCGAGCAGCACTTCGGCTCTGAGGTGCGGGGCTTGGTGGAGGGGGTCACCAAGCTGGGGGGCATTCACTTCACCAACAAGACCGAGGCCCAGGCCGAAAACCTGCGCCGGATGTTCCTGGCGATGGCCAGTGACATCCGCGTGGTGCTGGTGAAGCTGGCTGATCGCCTGCACAACATGCGCACCCTCGGTGCACTCAAGCCCGAGAAGCAGCAGCGGATTGCCCGTGAAACGCGTGAGATCTACGGCCCCTTAGCCAACCGCTTGGGCATTGGTCGCTTCAAGTGGGAGTTGGAGGACCTGGCCTTCAAGATCCTCGAGCCCGAGGCCTTCCGCGACGTGCAGCAGCAGGTCTCCAGCAAGCGCAGTGACCGCGAGGAGCGCCTGGGGGTCACCGCCGACATCCTCAGTGGCAAGTTGTCATCCGTGGGGTTGGGTGAGTGCGAGGTCAGTGGACGGCCCAAGCACCTCTATGGCATCTGGAACAAGATGCAGACCCAAGGCAAGGCTTTCCACGAGATCTACGACGTGGCGGCACTGCGGATCATCTGCCCGAACGTCGAGAGTTGCTATCGCGCCTTGGCGGTGGTCCATGACACCTTCCGCCCGATTCCTGGTCGCTTCAAGGACTACATCGGGCTGCCGAAGCCCAATGGCTACCAGTCCCTGCATACGGCGGTCATTGGTCGCCATCGGCCGATTGAAGTCCAGATCCGCACGGCCGAGATGCACCGGGTGGCGGAGTTCGGCATCGCAGCCCACTGGAAATACAAAGAGGGCGGATCCCCCGCTGCCACCGGATCGGATGCCGAGCGCTTCAACTGGCTGCGGCAGCTGGTGGATTGGCAAAAAGATGGCGTGGGGGAGGACAGCGGGGACTTCCTGCGCTCGATCAAAGAGGACCTCTTTGATGAAGAGGTGTTTGTCTTCACTCCCGGTGGAGATGTGGTGGGCCTGCGCAATGGCTCAACTCCAGTCGACTTTGCTTATCGCATTCACTCCGAGGTGGGGAACCACTGCCAAGGAGCCCGCATCAACGATCGGCTCTGCCCTTTGGCAACGCCGCTGCAGAACGGCGACTTCGTTCAGATCCTGACTTCCAAGACGGCTCACCCCAGCCTGGATTGGCTCAACTTCGTGGCCACGCCCACGGCGCGTAATCGCATTCGCCAGTGGTACAAGAAGAGCCATCGTGAGGAGAACATCCAGCGCGGCACCGACATGCTCGAGCGCGAGCTGGGCCGTGATGGTTTTGACGCCCTCCTCAATGGCGAGGCGATGGCGAAGGTGGCGCGCCGTTGCAACCTCGTCGGCACCGAGGATCTGCTCGCGGCCATTGGCTTTGGTGGCGTCACCCTCCATCAAGTCTTGAACCGCCTGCGGGAGGAGCTGCGCCTGGCCACCGAGGCCGAGGCCCCGGTCATCAGCGATGAAGAACTCGCCCGCAACCTCACCCAGCAAGGGGAGCAGACCTCGGGGCCATCGACTCCCCTGACGGGCCATGGCGATGCCAGCCCGATCCTGGGTCTCGAAGGCCTCGAATATCGCTTGGGCGGCTGTTGCAGTGCCCTCCCTGGCGAGGCGATTGTCGGCACGGTCGCCCTCGGCAACCACGGCATCACCATTCACCGTCAGGATTGCTCCAACCTCGGTTCAGTGCCGGCTGAGCGCCGTCTGCCGGTGCAGTGGAATCCCCAGGTCAGTGATTCCCAGCGTCGCCGTTATCCCGTTCAACTGCGGATTGAGGTGCTCGACCGGGTGGGTGTGCTGAAGGACATCCTCACGCGCCTGTCCGACCACCGCATCAATGTCAGCGATGCCCGGGTTCGCACCAATCCGGGCCGCCCTGCACGCATTGACCTGAAGGTGGAGCTGGAGAGCGCGAATCAGCTGAGCAACACCATGGATCAGATCCGCTCGATGGCTGATGTGCTCGACATCGCCCGCGCCGGCATCGGCTAA
- a CDS encoding cupin domain-containing protein encodes MRRVLGFLFAALLIVGLWTGAAISAQAAGLPAFAFPFSKQPLTRYDGGTTKQVGTYNFPVSEAMAGVYMTLEPGALRELHWHAFAAEWAYVIEGRTRITLTSPEGEVQIADVDAGGLWYFPKGWGHSIEGLGPGEAKFLLVFNDGSFKEGSTFSITGWIANTPVAWVSQNLGLTPKQVKELPDRQVYITRKPPRPGPLAETVSRDPSFKRMTESHVFDLGGQPEQSREDGSWLKIASAQEFPASFNMTGAIVHLEPGALRTMHWHPNAAEWQYVLNGSYDLSVFASEGQASVSRLKRGDVGYVPRGYGHALMNTSSGATDVLVVFDSGSYEAINLNDWLAANPDSVVANNFEIPRSLAQQLPKRNADFAPN; translated from the coding sequence ATGCGTCGCGTCCTTGGGTTCCTTTTTGCGGCCTTGTTGATAGTGGGCCTATGGACGGGAGCAGCCATTTCCGCCCAGGCTGCAGGCCTCCCAGCATTTGCGTTTCCCTTTTCCAAACAGCCTCTGACGCGGTACGACGGGGGGACGACCAAGCAGGTTGGGACCTATAACTTTCCCGTCAGTGAGGCGATGGCTGGCGTCTATATGACGTTGGAGCCTGGCGCGCTGCGGGAACTGCATTGGCACGCCTTTGCCGCGGAATGGGCCTATGTGATTGAGGGACGTACCCGGATCACCCTCACGAGTCCTGAAGGTGAAGTGCAGATCGCCGATGTTGATGCCGGTGGACTGTGGTATTTCCCCAAGGGTTGGGGTCACAGCATTGAGGGACTTGGCCCCGGGGAGGCCAAGTTTCTGTTGGTCTTCAATGATGGCTCGTTCAAGGAGGGATCAACCTTCTCGATCACCGGCTGGATAGCCAATACCCCAGTCGCCTGGGTCAGTCAGAACCTTGGGCTGACGCCGAAACAGGTGAAGGAGCTGCCGGACAGGCAGGTTTACATCACCCGCAAGCCGCCGCGTCCAGGTCCGTTGGCGGAGACCGTCTCCCGCGACCCCAGCTTCAAACGCATGACGGAAAGTCATGTTTTTGATCTCGGTGGCCAGCCCGAGCAGTCCCGTGAAGATGGGTCTTGGTTGAAGATCGCCAGCGCACAAGAGTTCCCGGCCAGCTTCAACATGACTGGCGCGATTGTGCATCTGGAGCCTGGAGCGCTGCGCACGATGCACTGGCACCCGAATGCAGCGGAGTGGCAATACGTTCTGAATGGTTCCTACGACCTCAGTGTTTTTGCCTCTGAAGGTCAGGCGAGTGTGAGTCGTCTCAAACGCGGTGATGTTGGTTATGTGCCTCGGGGCTATGGCCATGCCTTGATGAACACCTCCAGCGGAGCGACAGATGTCTTGGTGGTCTTTGACAGCGGTAGTTATGAGGCCATCAATCTCAATGACTGGTTAGCGGCTAACCCGGACAGTGTTGTGGCCAATAACTTCGAAATTCCTCGATCGCTCGCCCAGCAGTTGCCCAAACGCAACGCCGATTTCGCTCCGAATTAG
- a CDS encoding chloride channel protein gives MLGLSLGGVLLWLSLGFLLGFWEWPYQLLSELGFELQQRLWPGPTPLGVVLVFGGTVALVGLAWGPLARGRSGGLTPVLAAQQDSDQPALQQVLSLKTQLYRLPLLVLTRLSGGTVGVESPSASLGASFLLACRSRCSPLAALPLPLLLAIGGGAGLGAAFRSPLLGAAYAIEELSREKGLRLVLPTLLLAGTGALVNSQLGQPARLDGLRMDALPLKLWPWVLLLTVLASTLGGLFVRCLIPLSVCLTPWFKRTPWRSSLGIALVLTLVAWLSGGLSLNDGGLLLGPALAGSVTVPSATLIWRWIASLLSIAAGVPGGLMHDTMTLGSLLVGVLQSLPGVAPLPATAIAQLAAVGATALFAGANGTPLFCALFVFTLQGDSALLPVLLLVSAVSTAWVGMWRGPTWNEAQLETAMAHHTR, from the coding sequence ATGTTGGGTCTCTCCCTGGGTGGAGTGTTGCTGTGGTTAAGCCTGGGCTTTCTCCTGGGGTTCTGGGAGTGGCCCTATCAACTGTTGTCCGAGCTTGGATTCGAGCTGCAGCAGCGGCTTTGGCCTGGACCGACCCCGTTGGGAGTGGTGCTGGTCTTTGGCGGCACTGTGGCCCTGGTCGGTTTGGCCTGGGGACCGTTGGCCCGTGGTCGTAGCGGCGGCCTGACCCCTGTCCTGGCGGCCCAGCAGGACTCTGATCAGCCAGCTCTCCAGCAGGTTCTCTCGCTGAAGACTCAGCTTTATCGCCTGCCGTTGTTGGTGCTGACTCGCCTCAGTGGCGGAACGGTCGGTGTGGAGTCTCCCTCCGCTTCGCTTGGGGCCTCCTTCCTCCTGGCTTGTCGCAGCCGCTGCTCCCCATTGGCGGCCTTGCCCTTGCCACTCCTGCTGGCCATTGGCGGCGGCGCAGGTTTGGGTGCGGCCTTTCGTTCGCCGTTGTTGGGTGCCGCCTATGCGATCGAAGAATTAAGCCGTGAGAAGGGCCTGCGCTTGGTCCTGCCCACCCTTCTCTTGGCGGGTACGGGAGCGCTAGTGAATTCGCAGCTGGGTCAGCCCGCCCGCCTGGATGGGTTGCGCATGGATGCTCTGCCTTTGAAACTCTGGCCCTGGGTGCTGTTGCTCACCGTGTTGGCGTCGACCCTGGGCGGTTTGTTTGTTCGTTGCTTGATCCCACTCTCGGTTTGTTTGACGCCATGGTTCAAGCGCACGCCCTGGCGCTCGTCCCTGGGGATTGCACTGGTCTTGACGCTGGTGGCTTGGCTCAGTGGTGGTTTAAGCCTCAATGACGGAGGGCTTCTGCTGGGACCAGCGCTGGCGGGCAGCGTGACTGTGCCCTCGGCCACCCTGATTTGGCGTTGGATCGCGTCGTTGTTGAGCATTGCCGCGGGTGTCCCGGGCGGCTTGATGCACGACACCATGACCCTGGGCTCCCTATTGGTAGGAGTGCTGCAGTCGCTGCCTGGTGTCGCCCCACTTCCGGCGACGGCTATTGCTCAGTTGGCGGCCGTTGGTGCGACCGCTCTGTTTGCCGGAGCCAACGGCACGCCATTGTTTTGTGCTCTGTTTGTGTTCACCCTGCAGGGGGATTCCGCACTCTTGCCCGTGCTGTTGCTGGTCAGCGCCGTCAGCACCGCTTGGGTGGGGATGTGGCGCGGACCCACCTGGAATGAGGCGCAGTTAGAGACCGCCATGGCGCACCACACCCGATGA
- a CDS encoding cyclic nucleotide-binding domain-containing protein has protein sequence MSLQVLLADTPELREAIYALRYVIYVEEMGKSPPAADHQRRWIRDGLDATARLYAVQDEAGTLVGTLRLNRLSDLSDPTTELAPLPIATLLERFPPEAISHTSRLMLLPAWRGGAALGLLFNRCYGDAAEAGVRVDLCHAKPGLVELYEQLGYRRFCPGLDLKGVGYQVPMLLALHDRAHLRESRSPLLRHPASRQGEDPCGDATWMASIAESYRGLNHRLVEPDAFWGAVGDALREGEQEIPLFRGLSEEQSRALLKTGTVLSCQPGDPLVREGEPQQELFVVLEGVAEVWREQEGHRLSLALLERGAVFGEMGFLGRSRRSADVIAVTPMRVLVLTQAFLNRSIRHQPDAAALLLRNLSMVLAERLAQTTDRLWQLSQFT, from the coding sequence ATGAGCCTCCAGGTTCTGCTGGCTGATACCCCCGAGCTACGGGAGGCCATCTATGCACTGCGCTACGTGATTTATGTGGAGGAGATGGGCAAATCGCCTCCGGCCGCAGATCACCAGCGACGCTGGATTCGCGATGGTCTGGATGCCACCGCCCGTCTCTACGCCGTTCAGGACGAGGCCGGCACCTTGGTGGGCACGCTGCGCCTCAATCGACTGAGCGATCTGAGTGACCCGACCACAGAGCTGGCGCCCCTCCCGATCGCGACGCTGTTGGAGCGTTTCCCTCCCGAGGCGATCTCCCACACCTCACGCCTGATGCTCCTGCCCGCCTGGCGCGGAGGGGCTGCGCTGGGGTTGCTGTTCAACCGTTGCTACGGCGATGCAGCTGAAGCCGGAGTCCGCGTCGATCTCTGCCACGCCAAGCCTGGTCTGGTGGAGCTCTATGAGCAGTTGGGTTATCGCCGCTTCTGTCCAGGCCTCGATCTGAAGGGGGTGGGGTATCAGGTGCCGATGCTGCTGGCCTTGCATGACCGCGCGCATCTGCGTGAGAGCCGTTCACCGCTGCTCCGTCACCCGGCTAGCCGCCAGGGTGAAGACCCTTGTGGTGATGCCACCTGGATGGCCTCGATCGCGGAGAGCTATCGCGGTCTCAATCACCGCCTGGTGGAGCCCGATGCGTTCTGGGGTGCCGTGGGTGATGCCCTGCGGGAGGGCGAGCAGGAGATTCCTCTCTTCCGCGGCCTGAGCGAGGAGCAATCGCGAGCCTTGCTCAAGACGGGGACCGTGCTCAGCTGTCAGCCCGGTGATCCCCTGGTGAGGGAGGGGGAGCCGCAGCAGGAGCTGTTTGTGGTGCTGGAGGGCGTCGCGGAAGTGTGGCGAGAGCAGGAGGGGCATCGGCTCTCCTTGGCGTTGCTGGAGCGGGGCGCTGTCTTTGGAGAAATGGGCTTCCTCGGACGCTCGCGTCGCAGTGCCGATGTGATCGCCGTGACGCCGATGCGGGTGCTGGTGCTCACCCAGGCTTTTTTGAATCGTTCCATTCGGCATCAACCGGATGCCGCGGCATTGCTGCTCCGTAACCTCTCGATGGTGCTGGCGGAGCGGTTGGCTCAGACCACCGATCGCCTCTGGCAGCTGAGCCAATTCACTTGA
- a CDS encoding class I SAM-dependent methyltransferase: MNAPIPMAAVSSAGSYDFNALGSASGELDRLQLQARRSAELERGLLLQMGLQDGQEVLDLACGPGVISRLIAETHPASRVTAMDLNGELLDAARQEAAAAGLERITFVQGDVYAPPLEPGRFDFIYARLLFQHLEDPLRALQAVRALLKPGGKLCIMDIDDAWLSLVPEPEGFRAFTEAAARAQAKQGGNRNIGRELGGLLEAAGFSDVNVHVETVNSRQLGMRAFLDITLGFKRLLLSGAELEAASSTLAAADALVDDPQAWAFVGVFLASGSRP, translated from the coding sequence TTGAACGCCCCAATTCCGATGGCCGCTGTCTCCTCCGCCGGCTCCTACGACTTCAACGCCCTCGGCAGCGCGAGCGGAGAGTTGGACCGTCTGCAGCTGCAGGCCCGACGCTCCGCGGAACTGGAGCGCGGGCTGCTGCTTCAGATGGGCTTGCAGGACGGTCAGGAGGTGCTCGATCTGGCCTGTGGTCCCGGTGTGATCAGCCGCCTGATTGCTGAGACCCATCCCGCCAGCCGGGTGACTGCGATGGACCTCAATGGCGAGCTGCTGGATGCCGCGCGTCAGGAAGCTGCGGCCGCCGGCCTGGAGCGGATCACCTTTGTGCAGGGTGATGTCTACGCACCGCCGCTGGAGCCCGGCCGCTTCGATTTCATCTACGCCCGGCTGCTGTTTCAGCACCTGGAGGATCCGCTGCGGGCGTTGCAGGCGGTGCGCGCACTGCTCAAGCCCGGCGGCAAGCTCTGCATCATGGACATCGACGATGCCTGGCTGAGCCTGGTGCCTGAACCCGAGGGCTTCCGGGCTTTCACCGAGGCTGCGGCCCGTGCCCAGGCCAAGCAAGGGGGCAATCGCAACATTGGCCGCGAGCTGGGCGGCCTGCTCGAGGCGGCGGGCTTCAGCGATGTGAATGTGCACGTCGAAACCGTGAACTCGCGTCAGCTCGGCATGCGCGCATTCCTCGACATCACCCTCGGCTTCAAGCGCCTGTTGCTCAGCGGCGCCGAGCTCGAGGCTGCGTCCAGCACGCTCGCCGCTGCGGATGCCTTGGTGGATGACCCCCAGGCCTGGGCCTTTGTGGGCGTCTTCCTGGCCAGCGGTTCTCGTCCCTGA